The Trichomycterus rosablanca isolate fTriRos1 chromosome 22, fTriRos1.hap1, whole genome shotgun sequence genome has a window encoding:
- the hrob gene encoding homologous recombination OB-fold protein — MTAKACSEWGGLFSVGDELDDEDLLEADWTHTPASRPPVVPGSTPLKESTKTCSHNAEQGPVALAASLRDSFSAPNFAKPELRLPQSSPVKALRSIGRNLSSVSHSDPHVAHSSLRAPLGSSTLLHSETAQSKRPPPVCAVPQKESLQDDFDDWDVDLEELDECVHLKTSASVRNFPSDDTSPTKRLKLSRAGQTNPVPHTTVTPRPPESFVRSPSSNTFTPRANLQPGVPPSCRFSSPLTPRPVRPSAQWQRGPVTPGVEPRPTGSLFQAISPAPSPTHRPRPLQMPVLTNHLVQLVSAANKTPQRPRSDAVRSKTRRFPGPAGALPQQVTGHSLDDIVVKVPQTPAHGAVARQRSEVPSSAVSEEDEFSGGAWAAMKAEMGLDERNPACFLHSYSTVMVLRKAALRQLPKNKVPNMAVVLKSIVHTHADAKAVFRDPTGEIQGTVHRRLLEDRQEELKPGAVLLLKQVGVFSPSYRNHYLNVTPNNLLRIYPPDGTVYSSSQHSQSSLGLGLLACTPPGVEGGPVCQMELHFDDDAEEEQSTVSDIPAPPGSNVAQHSLGQEHSEDAQWGTDDLDELLGELPVESYTA, encoded by the exons GACCTGCTGGAAGCTGACTggacacacacacctgcctctAGACCTCCTGTAGTTCCAGGCTCGACACCATTAAAAGAATCGACCAAGACGTGTTCCCACAATGCCGAGCAGGGCCCTGTTGCTCTAGCAGCGAGCTTGAGGGACAGTTTTTCAGCACCAAACTTTGCCAAACCAGAACTTCGCCTCCCACAATCCAGTCCTGTTAAAGCTCTAAGAAGCATCGGCAGGAATCTGTCCTCTGTCTCACACTCTGACCCCCATGTTGCCCATTCTTCTCTTCGAGCACCTCTGGGAAGCTCCACTTTATTACATTCTGAAACTGCTCAATCGAAGCGTCCACCGCCAGTCTGCGCTGTTCCTCAAAAGGAATCCCTTCAGGATGATTTTGATGACTGGGACGTGGATCTGGAGGAGCTGGACGAGTGTGTTCATCTGAAAACTTCAGCTTCAGTTAGGAACTTTCCATCAGACGACACTTCCCCAACTAAACGGTTAAAACTGTCACGCGCGGGTCAAACTAATCCAGTTCCTCACACTACTGTAACACCCAGACCTCCAGAGTCTTTTGTCCGATCACCGTCTTCTAACACATTCACCCCACGGGCTAACTTGCAGCCCGGTGTCCCTCCATCCTGCCGTTTCTCCAGTCCACTGACCCCTAGACCTGTCAGACCATCGGCTCAGTGGCAGAGAGGACCCGTCACTCCTGGGGTGGAACCACGCCCCACGGGCTCACTGTTTCAGGCCATATCTCCTGCTCCATCTCCTACGCATAGGCCCCGTCCCCTCCAGATGCCTGTCTTAACCAATCACCTGGTCCAGCTGGTGTCTGCCGCTAATAAGACGCCTCAGAGGCCTCGGAGCGATGCGGTTCGGTCGAAAACGCGCCGCTTTCCAGGTCCGGCCGGTGCTCTGCCGCAGCAG GTTACTGGACATAGTTTGGATGATATTGTTGTGAAAGTTCCTCAGACACCAGCACATGGGGCTGTAGCTCGCCAGCGCAGTGAG GTTCCCAGCTCTGCAGTGAGTGAGGAGGATGAGTTCAGTGGAGGTGCATGGGCGGCGATGAAGGCTGAGATGGGGCTGGATGAAAGGAATCCGGCGTGTTTCCTGCATTCGTACAGCACAGTCATGGTGCTGAGAAAA GCAGCTCTAAGACAGCTGCCCAAAAATAAAGTTCCCAACATGGCTGTGGTGTTAAAGAGcatcgtacacacacacgctgatGCTAAAGCGGTGTTCCGGGACCCTACTG GTGAGATCCAGGGGACGGTTCACCGACGTTTGCTAGAGGACAGACAGGAGGAGCTGAAGCCTGGTGCTGTGCTGCTGCTTAAACaa GTGGGCGTGTTTTCCCCCTCTTATCGGAACCACTACCTAAACGTGACGCCCAATAACCTGCTGCGTATCTACCCACCTGACGGCACCGTGTACTCGTCCTCCCAGCATTCCCAGTCCTCACTG GGACTTGGATTGTTGGCGTGTACGCCCCCCGGGGTTGAAGGGGGCCCGGTCTGTCAGATGGAGCTGCATTTTGATGACGATGCTGAGGAAGAGCAAAGCACTGTCTCAGATATTCCTGCACCTCCTGGTAGTAATGTAGCCCAGCACTCTTTAGGTCAGGAACATTCAGAAGATGCTCAGTGGGGGACCG ACGACCTTGACGAGCTGCTTGGGGAGTTACCTGTGGAATCATACACTGCCTGA